One window from the genome of Equus asinus isolate D_3611 breed Donkey chromosome 29, EquAss-T2T_v2, whole genome shotgun sequence encodes:
- the FZD8 gene encoding frizzled-8 encodes MEWGYLLEVTSLLAALALLQRSSGAAAASAKELACQEITVPLCKGIGYNYTYMPNQFNHDTQDEAGLEVHQFWPLVEIQCSPDLKFFLCSMYTPICLEDYKKPLPPCRSVCERAKAGCAPLMRQYGFAWPDRMRCDRLPEQGNPDTLCMDYNRTDITTAAPSPPRRLPPPPPGEQPPSGSGHGRPPGARPPSRGRGGGGGDAAAPPTRGGGGGGGGGKARPPGGGAAPCEPGCQCRAPMVSVSSERHPLYNRVKTGQIANCALPCHNPFFSQDERAFTVFWIGLWSVLCFVSTFATVSTFLIDMERFKYPERPIIFLSACYLFVSVGYLVRLVAGHEKVACSGGAPGAGGAGGAGGAAAAAAAGAGAAGASAGGPGGRGEYEELGAVEQHVRYETTGPALCTVVFLLVYFFGMASSIWWVILSLTWFLAAGMKWGNEAIAGYSQYFHLAAWLVPSVKSIAVLALSSVDGDPVAGICYVGNQSLDNLRGFVLAPLVIYLFIGTMFLLAGFVSLFRIRSVIKQQGGPTKTHKLEKLMIRLGLFTVLYTVPAAVVVACLFYEQHNRPRWEATHNCPCLRDLQPDQARRPDYAVFMLKYFMCLVVGITSGVWVWSGKTLESWRALCTRCCWASKGAAGGGSAGAAAAGGAGGPGVGGGAGAGGGGGPGGGAGSLYSDVSTGLTWRSGTASSVSYPKQMPLSQV; translated from the coding sequence ATGGAGTGGGGTTACCTGTTGGAAGTGACCTCGTTGCTGGCCGCCTTGGCGCTGCTGCAGCGCTCGAGCGGCGCGGCGGCCGCTTCGGCCAAGGAGCTGGCGTGCCAGGAGATCACCGTGCCGCTGTGCAAGGGCATCGGCTACAACTATACCTATATGCCGAACCAGTTCAACCACGACACGCAGGACGAGGCGGGCCTGGAGGTGCACCAGTTCTGGCCGCTGGTGGAGATCCAGTGCTCGCCCGACCTCAAGTTCTTCCTGTGCAGCATGTACACGCCCATCTGCCTGGAGGACTACAAGAAGCCCCTGCCTCCCTGTCGCTCGGTGTGCGAGCGCGCGAAGGCTGGCTGCGCGCCCCTCATGCGCCAGTACGGCTTCGCCTGGCCCGACCGCATGCGCTGCGACCGGCTACCCGAGCAGGGCAACCCCGACACGCTGTGCATGGACTACAACCGCACCGACATCACCACGGCCGCGCCCAGCCCGCCGCGCCGcctgccgccgccgcctcccggcGAGCAGCCGCCCTCCGGCAGCGGCCACGGCCGCCCGCCAGGGGCCAGGCCCCCGTCCCGCGGCAGGGGCGGTGGCGGCGGGGACGCAGCGGCGCCCCCcacgcgcggcggcggcggcggcggcggcggcgggaagGCGCGGCCCCCTGGTGGCGGCGCAGCGCCCTGCGAGCCGGGCTGCCAGTGCCGCGCGCCCATGGTGAGCGTGTCCAGCGAGCGGCACCCGCTCTACAACCGCGTCAAGACCGGCCAGATCGCCAACTGCGCGCTGCCCTGCCACAACCCCTTCTTCAGCCAGGATGAGCGCGCCTTCACCGTCTTCTGGATCGGCCTGTGGTCTGTGCTCTGCTTCGTGTCCACCTTCGCCACCGTCTCCACCTTCCTCATCGACATGGAGCGCTTCAAGTACCCCGAGCGGCCCATCATCTTCCTCTCGGCCTGCTACCTCTTCGTGTCGGTCGGCTACCTGGTACGCCTGGTGGCGGGCCACGAGAAGGTGGCGTGCAGCGGCGGCGCGccgggcgcgggcggcgcggggggcgcggggggcgcggcggcggcggcggcggcgggcgcgggcgcggcgggCGCGAGCGCGGGCGGTCCGGGCGGGCGCGGCGAGTACGAGGAGCTGGGCGCCGTGGAGCAGCACGTGCGCTACGAGACCACGGGCCCGGCGCTGTGCACCGTGGTTTTCCTGCTCGTCTACTTCTTCGGCATGGCCAGCTCCATCTGGTGGGTGATCCTGTCGCTCACGTGGTTCCTGGCGGCGGGCATGAAGTGGGGCAACGAGGCCATCGCCGGCTACTCGCAGTACTTCCACCTGGCCGCGTGGCTCGTGCCCAGCGTCAAGTCGATCGCCGTGCTGGCGCTCAGCTCCGTGGACGGCGACCCGGTGGCGGGCATCTGCTACGTGGGCAACCAGAGCCTCGACAACCTGCGAGGCTTCGTGCTGGCGCCGCTCGTCATCTACCTCTTCATCGGCACCATGTTCCTGCTGGCCGGCTTCGTGTCGCTCTTCCGCATCCGCTCGGTCATCAAGCAGCAGGGCGGCCCCACCAAGACGCACAAGCTGGAGAAGCTCATGATCCGCCTGGGGCTCTTCACCGTGCTCTACACCGTGCCCGCCGCCGTCGTGGTCGCCTGCCTCTTCTACGAGCAGCACAACCGGCCGCGCTGGGAGGCCACGCACAACTGCCCGTGCCTGCGGGACCTGCAGCCGGACCAGGCGCGCCGGCCCGACTACGCCGTCTTCATGCTCAAGTACTTCATGTGCCTCGTCGTGGGCATCACCTCGGGCGTGTGGGTCTGGTCGGGCAAGACGCTCGAGTCGTGGCGCGCCCTGTGCACCCGCTGCTGCTGGGCCAGCAAGGGCGCCGCGGGGGGCGGGAGCGCGGGCGCCGCGGCCGCTGGGGGCGCCGGCGGGCCGGGGGTCGGCGGGGGCGCGGgggccggcgggggcggggggcccgGCGGCGGGGCGGGCTCCCTCTACAGCGACGTCAGCACCGGCCTGACGTGGCGCTCTGGCACGGCCAGCTCCGTGTCTTATCCAAAGCAGATGCCGTTGTCCCAGGTCTga